One Ostrea edulis chromosome 2, xbOstEdul1.1, whole genome shotgun sequence genomic region harbors:
- the LOC125679706 gene encoding uncharacterized protein LOC125679706: protein MAAINISCSSLGSLDAPSLVFPDGKGFCQNSLTSNRGLGKQIQLIKMVSLTLIPILGLWTFCVYQITEEVKIRQNHENSIDSLAFSINVGKLVHHLQNERDLSMLYLSLIGPETKVFLLHEYTITDEFIDSLQYWPQNLDRYNREVFRSKSQLLAHIGRHRHDIERSTIDQEHKFYSSIIDTMVIWGYESIKESKFAVIWKSVVAFQKITMAKENLGVERAFGTMFFAQGGFETHEQYEVYNMNCFGFQQNYASARIYFPNVDYLYLYTMVSVGINASVAIDNYRKYIKGFGEEKRDPIKADIIMARWHYDNVTKLLDALLNLQTTLGNICMSHLTSLADKSRTAVIINSSLLVFVLLSCTFVIFYTENLTSNIQKFAVLLVDRTKELNYEKKKTDSLLYQMIPKSVARKLKRNDSIKAEYFDMVTVFFSDVEGFVADIILSLSPLRIVEFLNVLYNAIDSLVDQRNLYKVETINDSYMVVSGLPRRNKGLHASEIANFALTLQEMMKMKTFYEFGRRHIRLRIGINSGPCMAGIVGSVLPRYCLFGDTVNVASRMKSTGLPNQIHITHSTYALLNETEKYTMIKRGNTNIKGKGKMCTYWLKDVMPSLNGSTQLTTAISPISDTSLNFVYEMFQNRTALSQSSEVNSVLPARSLSHNASVPQLPESTTGIPNKTPPPISVEPPDFNAFKHVMGRRKTDVCIDEQESG, encoded by the exons ATGGCAGCCATCAATATATCCTGTTCCAGTTTGGGTTCTCTAGATGCACCCTCCTTAGTGTTTCCTGATGGAAAAG GCTTTTGTCAAAATTCTTTGACATCAAACCGAGGCCTAGGAAAGCAGATCCAGCTGATAAAGATGGTGTCCCTTACGCTGATTCCCATCCTCGGATTGTGGACTTTCTGTGTGTACCAGATAACCGAAGAAGTTAAGATCAGACAGAACCACGAAAAC TCGATAGACTCGCTGGCGTTTAGCATCAATGTAGGAAAGCTTGTCCATCATCTGCAGAACGAAAGAGATTTAAGCATGCTTTACCTCAGTCTTATAGGTCCAGAAACTAAAGTTTTCCTGCTCCATGAATATACAATTACAGATGAATTTATAGACAGTTTGCAATATTGGCCTCAGAATCTGGATCGGTATAATAGAGAGGTATTTCGTTCGAAAAGTCAACTCTTAGCACACATTGGGCGTCACCGTCACGACATAGAGAGATCCACAATTGACCAAGAACACAAATTTTACTCCTCTATCATAGACACAATGGTTATTTGGGGTTACGAATCCATAAAGGAATCTAAATTTGCTGTTATATGGAAATCAGTAGTTGCCTTTCAGAAAATAACAATGGCTAAAGAAAACCTTGGAGTGGAGCGAGCTTTTGGTACCATGTTTTTTGCACAAGGTGGATTCGAAACTCACGAGCAGTACGAAGTTTACAACATGAATTGCTTTGGTTTCCAACAGAATTATGCTTCTGCAAGAATTTATTTTCCCAATGTCGATTACCTATATCTCTATACAATGGTAAGTGTTGGTATTAATGCGTCAGTTGCCATAGACAATTATCGCAAATATATCAAGGGGTTTGGTGAAGAAAAAAGGGACCCAATTAAAGCAGACATTATAATGGCTCGCTGGCACTACGACAATGTCACCAAGTTACTGGACGCGCTTCTTAATCTGCAGACGACACTTGGGAACATATGCATGTCACATTTGACTAGTCTCGCCGACAAATCCAGAACAGCTGTTATTATCAATTCCTCTCTTTTAGTGTTTGTTCTTCTCTCATGTACCTTCGTAATTTTCTATACCGAAAATCTGACCAGTAATATTCAGAAATTTGCTGTACTTCTGGTAGATAGAACTAAAGAGCTCAACTATGAGAAGAAAAAGACGGACTCTCTCCTTTATCAGATGATTCCAAAATCTGTGGCTAGAAAACTGAAGAGGAATGATAGCATTAAGGCAGAATATTTTGATATGGTAACAGTATTCTTCTCCGATGTCGAAGGTTTTGTCGCCGACATCATTCTCTCACTTTCGCCATTGCGTATAGTTGAGTTTCTGAACGTTCTCTATAATGCAATCGACAGTCTCGTGGATCAGAGAAACCTGTACAAAGTGGAGACCATCAACGACTCTTACATGGTTGTATCag GTTTGCCAAGGAGAAATAAAGGTCTTCATGCGTCAGAGATAGCCAACTTCGCACTTACGTTACAGgagatgatgaaaatgaaaacattctATGAGTTTGGCCGACGTCATATACGACTTAGAATAGGGATCAATTCGG GTCCATGCATGGCTGGAATAGTTGGATCAGTACTACCTCGTTATTGCTTGTTTGGAGACACCGTTAACGTGGCGTCTAGGATGAAATCAACTGGTTTGC CAAACCAAATTCACATAACTCATTCCACGTATGCTTTGCTGAATGAAACTGAAAAATATACCATGATAAAGCGCGGAAATACCAATATCAAG GGTAAAGGAAAAATGTGTACGTACTGGTTAAAAGATGTTATGCCATCACTCAACGGAAGTACACAATTAACAACTGCTATATCACCAATCTCTGATACGAGCTTAAACTTTGTTTACGAGATGTTTCAAAATCGCACCGCATTGAGCCAGTCATCAGAGGTTAACTCTGTCCTTCCAGCTCGGTCTTTGTCACATAACGCAAGTGTACCACAATTGCCAGAAAGTACTACCGGTATCCCCAACAAAACGCCCCCGCCAATCAGTGTAGAACCCCCTGACTTCAACGCCTTCAAACACGTTATGGGAAGGAGAAAGACTGATGTATGCATCGACGAACAGGAGAGTGGATGA